TGAACTCCTTAAGAGAAATGTATGAGATAGATTATGGTAACATGCAAGTAGATAGAAAGATCTATTAATATTTATGGGTCCTATTTTCAGTTTTTGACCAAACATGGTACATGTAGTGTTCATCCATGAAAACGGTAAGACTTTCATTGTACATTAACTATTAGACCATTTGTAACGAAGATCTTGGGGCTGGCATTCTGGAAACCATCAACTTGTACGAACGACTGACTGGTAAAGCCCCAAAGGCATGTCGATTAGTACTTTAGTAGTTGTTGGTATGgatctatatatgtattttttatttttactggAAAGTGTGAATTACTCAAAAATGATAGTTGCTTTCACCTAGTCTGTGTTAAAGAGTTACCTTATAAAATCGATCTCTAATTTAAACCCTTCAATAAGAAACTTCCATCATTTAGAAATCTAAAAGGAAACCCACATAACCGATCATAGTGAAAATTAAATACACTTGTTCACCTGAATAGCTAGAGTAGGACTCGAAATATAATATGCATAAACTAAACCTGAACGAGCCCAACTCCAATTATTCTTCACCATTGCATTTATTAGCTATAACCtaagtttttattatatgtttcaCAGAAACAATGCTCGTTAGGATGGAGGTGATAAAAGTATAGAAGAggtcttttattattgttttagtgCTAGTAAGAATCGTTTGTATTGAATTAATTTGATTTTCTCACCGACTTTGTAAGGTTTGTATTgttgtgtcttttttttttcctagtattcttttttacttttgatacTTCAAGTACAAGCACATTTATATTAGCAATTTATAATTGCACTTTATGTCTTATATTATGTAGATTTGAGTCTTCTGGCTAGGTTTTATGTACTCCGGATCCAAACAAAATGGTGTTTGATTGTCAGTgccaaaaagttcaaaaaacatAGAGGGAAACCATGTgtaaaatatctaaacaaacaTGGATATAGTAAAACAAATGTggataggtttttttttttcccactaTTTGAATTCAAGGACCCCATGGCTGCACAGCTGTAATGCTTGCAAATTCATTGACTATGCCAATTTGTCACTTGTTGACTTGCTTACGGCATAGACATCTTAATTTCTACAGTATTTTTCCATCAATCATATCTCAAACACACAAAAGTCCCCGTGAAATGAAGTTCCATCATTCATTAGAGCATCATGTATGTCTGAGATGTCATATTCCTCTAGTTACAAATAACTTGATGAGTTAAGTTAGATCAATTTTGACccttaatttaaaataaagagttaagataaaaatatacattacaAAGGTAACACCACACTATTTTTTCACTAAAAAAGCCTTTGATCTTTTCCCTTCCCAATTGAGATCTTCGGCCAGGTATACCTACGGGTCTTTGATCAATAGAATCTTCAATTGCTTACCCCTTCTAACGTCATATGTTTCTCCAACCGAGGTCTCCTGTTCTTATAATGTATAAAAGTTTACCTAGGGTAACCCTCTATCAAAACTTGGTTTAGGTGAGGTCATGCGTATAAACTTTTAGTTTGGTCGTATGCCATGTCATTTTGCTGGAAGTCAAAATTGAACTTTGAATTTcagttttaaaaaacaaaaagttcttAACTAATTctgttatgtttttaaaaatatttacctaCCATCGTGTTGTAAAACATAAGACatataattacaaaatataaacataattatgAAATTTCACAatcaattaaaagaaaaaattttttGATTGAGTTAGGATGGGTCAATGGTACTCACCTATCAATTAGAGATTTAGAGGTGAGCAAAACCAGAACGGCAAAATCGACAAATCAAACCAAAAGGAATATTGTcttgttttcaaaaatcaaaagcttCGATTTGGATTTCGATTTTGGTCCAAAACTGACCCAATCTCAGTAGCTTACCTTGTCTATACTGTTTTATAAACATTCAAtgttatttgttgaaagttacatattTTCCAGGCTGCAAAAGTTTATATTGTCATTTTGTTCATTAATTACATTTACTTCAATATTGATTATCTTTACATTAGTTACATTCTACACTCCTAAAGTACATATATTaccataaaaaaagaaagaaagaaattgcTTAATATCGTGATCTGCGAGTTTTGAGTCTCAATACCTCGATGGTGTATGGGAGAAGTTAATATGTACATAGACCTTACCTGTAAGTAGAAAGACTGTTCCCGTATTCTACctaaatgatataaaagaccctccaacctttacaTGAGATGAGGATTAAACACATGACCTTTGTCCCCTGGGGTCAAAATGTTTATCACTAATTCAAACCATACTGcttatacattatattatatcatattaaTATGAGTAATGATCAATCTTCCTAATtgtttagcctaaaaatcctcataAATAATAAGATTGTGACATACGGATTACATGTATTAACGAATGgatatattaaaagaatttttaagaagattggttagaaggatttatcattttcctattaaTATACGAGTATTACTCGTCGCCGGTATTACATTAGTCGTCGTGGCGACACCACtagaaaattgaaaacaaaatggACAGGGAATATTAAGAAACGTATTGTGGGGTTTGTGTCCCCGCCTAATCCTAAACTTCTAGCTTCTATACACATAGCAAAACAACTTAAGTTAgtgcatcatcatcatccgaTAGAccattctcttcttctttttttttttaaaaacgcgGTTTCGCGGGTCCCACCTTTTGTTTTCGTCCACATCCTATTcgtctttaatttttttttttaatcttttttgcTGTTAGACTGATTTCTGTCGTCACCGTTAGTTTCCGCCAAACACCAGCAAaacaaatttatttcaaaaatcagGTCATGATCTGACACCCACCCACACACACTGACTTTATGTTAGTCATTATTAATTACCGATTCATCCACGTCATCATATAGTTTtactaaaataaattacaaactgGGTGGTGTTTGAATTGAAGTaagaaatattttatttttattattattatcatgtcGCAAAAGAAGAAAGAATCGCCACCGCCGGAACAGCCTTCCTGCTCGTCTCCTGGCCGTCGTAAACTTCCTACTTTTAGAAGGTATATTactatttgtatatttttattttaattttggcGGTGAGTATATTTCTTTTTaggtttgtaattttttaatttatttttattggcAACAGTGTGGTGCTTGAGGTTATGAATTTCAGAAAGTTTAACAAGTACGTGGAGCCGATTCTGGAGCCCTTAGTTCGTAAAGTTGTACGtccaatttataaatataaatatatatatatcaatagatTCTTTGTTTCCGTCTTACTTATCTTTTTTTGAGTATCCTGCAGGCCGGGTTTGTCCACTTTCAATAAGGACAGGGTTATACTTCCATTCGAGTCcgttatataaataaatcattacAAGTTAGAAACGAACAATTACTTAATGACCACGAGCACCTCTCGCGGTTAATTAAGTTGTTAAAGATGTATGCATTGCATTCAATACTGGTATTAATTGGTTAGATGCATATATATGCAGTCAAATAAGTTCCTAGATATATAGTGAGAAATACAACCAGATTTGACTATCATAATTCTTCTAAACTAACATCAATGTTGGATGCCTGACCGACCGACCGACAGACATTGGAATTTAGATAGTCAATGTGGTCTATATAAATTGAATTCCTGGTATCAACGTTATTAATGAATACTGCTTTCTACATTTAGGCGAGGTCCCTACAACTATTAAGTTGTCCTTAAGACAAAATGGAGATACGATGTTAACAACATACATGTCATcaatatgatattatatttctGAACAAGCCTATGGCAACTACCAAACTTGACATTGCATGTTGTTCATAGAGATTGTAACTACCAatatagtgtgtgtgtgtgtgtgtatttagTCATTTCCTTATATCAACAATAATAATGTTACCCAATCCTGCCATAAGCGGGGTATTCTTGTGGTAACTTCTGATGGCTGCTCTTGATTTTCTCTTTCTACGTTGTATTTTTCCTTGCCTGTACCGAGTTAACCCAAACATTGTAGAACTTGCATTTTTTGCTGATGATATTTAGTGTGTAGGTGAAAGAGGAAGTTCAATCAGCTATGGAAAGACATATAGCTGCCATGAACTGGTAAGGTGTATGATTCTGCTTGATGGATgtattgttatattttatacatagtTGATAACCATGGTTAAGGCCAATATATATGCTCTCTTCATAGGGATTATAGAAACGAGAAGGACTCTTTGATTCCAAGAAGGCTGCAGTTACAGTTCTTAAGTAGTCTGGCTCTCCCAGTTTTTACCGGAACCAGAATTGAAGGAGGGGACTGTAATACATTAAAAGTAGCTTTGATTGATGCTTATACTGGAAAAACAGTTTCATCCGGACCTGAATCATCAGCAACAGTTGAAATAGTGGTTCTTGAGGGAGATTTTGATAGCAATGAGGGAGACAGTTGGACACTTGAAGATTTTAACTATAATGTTGTCAGAGAGAGACAAGGGAAGAAGCCTCTTCTTACTGGGAATGCACAATTGAATCTCAGTGATGGTATTGGTCTTGTGGGGGATCTTTCCTTTACAGATAATTCCAGTTGGACAAGGAGCCGCAAGTTCAGGTTGGGAGCACGAGTATTAGATATAGGTGATGGAGATAGAGTGAGAGAAGCAAAGTCAGAATCATTCGTTGTCAGGGATCATCGTGGCGAATGTGAGTATGTGATGAACTTTTGTATTATGGGTATGAGCAGGGGTTCTTGTCAAATTTTACTGTGTTTAGAGGTGGCGATTTCAACCctttatttgttaatttgtgAACTTGGATTATGTTTAATCTCTAACGGGTCAAATAGGTAAAACAAAAGGATAAATCTTAAACGGAAACGGGTTCAGTGGGTTAAAAGTTGCCCAAAGTCTACTATTAATGCTAACGACCTTCTAAGTTATGCCATTCAAAAAACTAGATTATAATTGTTCTTACTGAGAAAAACATATTTTGACCCTGTGACCCAATTCCCTGCCCTTGTGCCATCAAACATACCAATCATGCTGGTCATATTTGTGATTTTTACCTAGCAGTGCTTAGTAAATAGCTTTATCTCGTTTCACATATCTGAACATATAACTTTTGCAAACTGCTAGATGTTTGAGGCTTTCAGCTAATTCCAATTTCCTtctgttttattaattataacacAGATGGTTGCTTATTTTGTTCAACAGTTTTGACATTTGTCCATGCATTCATTTTTGGCTATGAATGTCGGATGTCATACAGGGGGATGAGATGATAATTCTTAATTTTGTCTTGTCCTACTATTTTAGTAGATTTTCTCATTGAAGTTTCACCTTTTTGGTTTCCAGTGTACAAGAAGCACCACCCACCATATCTGTCTGATGAGGTATGGCGACTGGAAAAAATTGGGAAAGAGGGAGCTTTCCATAAGCGGTTGAATAAGGAAAAGATAAAAACGGTGAAAGATTTCTTGGCTCTTTCCTACTTGGACCCGCCGAAGCTTCGAACTGTAAGATATGCACTCGTGAAATTTCAACTAAcaaatttagtatttttcaaACTATTAAAAGGTGTTCGTTCTGCATTGAATATCTTGAATTTACATGCACATTCTATACATGCATCACCATGGATCTCTTGTATCTTGATGCTAAACGATTGATGTTTCTGTTCATGTGTGAACTATGAACTCCAAAACCTGGAGGTGGAAATATCAACCCATCAGCCGAGGGTTAGACGACCAAAGTTATAAAGCTAAACGAAAAATAGAACTAGGTCAAAATGGGAAACTGGGAATGGTTGAATGAACCTAACTGATTGAAACTCATAGATGGCCCAAAATGTATATTAATGCTTAGGACCTCCTGAATTATTAGTAAATCTTTATATCTACTTGCACAGGTTTTACAATTGTATTTATACATATTCTTACATTTCCCAGAATTGGACATAGCAGTGTTGGTCTAAGTATCTATAGTGCCTTGTTTTGCCCTATTCTCCAACCCACTCATTGTGCTACACTCATCTAAACTGTTTCATTATCTGTCTTCATTGTTTATTGGACGCTGCAGATCCTTGGCTCTGGCATGTCTACTAAAATGTGGGATGTCACAGTGGATCATGCTAGGAGATGTGTGATTgatgataagaagttgtattTGTACTGTCCTTCATCTCTCAACGGAGATGGCGTTGTATTTAATGTTGTGGGCCAAGTTCTTGGACTTCTTTCTAACCGCAAGTACGTTGTTGCTGATAAGCTTTCAGAAGTTCAAAGGGTGAGCTTGTAAATGACTAGAATATCAGTTAATGTTGTCTATTTTTAAATAGCCTTTTTGCTCACTATCCCTTAGTTCTTTAATATGATTCACTAACGTCTATACCAAATGTGTTTTAAGGCTGAAGCACATAAATTTGTGATATCTGCCTTTCAACATTCAGAGAAAATTGTTTCCTATGATGATGAAGCGTCTCTTAGAACGGGTACCTGCTCTATCtctgaagatatataccctttaAACTCTCAAATGGTTACCAGAGATCCAGAtgacagaaaaagaaaaacttccCATAAGAAAGGCCGATTTGATTACCCACAGATGAGTGCATTGTCTCCAGATGTTAATGTAATGCCAACCATCTATCCGATGGGAGATGTCGATAGCTTAGATGAATATGGGTTAAATAGCATGGTATCTGATGATCTCAGATTTGATCATAATCAATCATTGGACTTGCATTGCCAAGTGCCCGACACCTTGATCTGTGACTCAGAAGTTTTACAGAGTCATGACCAGGATATGCAGTATTTTGGTACATCTTCACAGGTGGACATGCAGTGTGCAGTTGATGGGTTTTTCTTTCCCCATTCTGCCATTGGTAAAGCTCAGAGGAGATGGAAGATTGTGTTTAGTGTCTTAAAATGGCTCTCTCTGATGTTAGAGATACGTGAGAGAGATATCATCAAGTTCACAAAGCCAGGATGAAATCAAAGGTTCTTGCGCAATTGCTGCCCGATTTAAACATTGTGTGCAGTTTTAGATTGTAAAATTGTTGAAATAATTTGGTTAAGGTGTGCATAAAAACAGGTAGTTTGTAAGATGAGTTGCTAGGGGCTTGGCGactgaaaataaataaagtttgtATCGCATGGTTCATTATTAGTAAAACCCGAGCCAGACTGATATGCATGGATCATGGCTAATCTCGACCCCACTTCCTTGTATCTGTAAGTGTTAACATCTTTTGGCTTGATTAGTAGAACCTGCAAGGCTGCATGTGACATATATATTGGGGTTCTAGTTTTGCTTGGGGGGTGTCAACAGTTCAAGTTGTTAGGCAGATCGTTGTATTAACTATATCTTGATATACCGTTTTTCTTAAATAACTTTTGTTAATTAGGAAGTAGCGCTATATGTTAGTTATGGCTGAAACCCATCTCATACTCAGAACATTAATgaaagataaatgatttattttgTTGTCAACCTTAAGAAAAGAAGTTTCAGACCTTCTTATTGGCAAGTGCAGTTTTCTTTTGGAGCTCGTAAACGCCATTTTGCTAGAAATGTATTTGTTTTTATCCATGTGGTTAAAATGCTGGAAAATGCCTTATAGTTCATGGATATAAGGTACTACATGCATTACAATGGCGTTAACCAGAGTTCAATTTTAGTTGTAATATCAAACGGCTGGTACAATCTCTTGGTTTGAAGTTGATTTCGTTATTATTCAGCATTGATGCTATAATGTTTGCGATTGAAAAGTTTCAAATGAAGACATGTAATGGTTAACAAGTGACATGTTGAGATTAAATTAagcaattaaagatttaaagatatAAATGGGCTAAGATTTCTTTAAGTTATACTGACTAGTCAAGTTCCTTTACCCCTCAAGTTATTTTTTAGGGGATTTTCACCCGTAAGGTGTGATGATACTCTATAATATTGGACATTAGGCTATATTTGAATATGTCCGCACGTTGTATATAATTCAACAAAGggcccgtttttttttttttttcaatgctgaatgtattaagtggttgaatgtataaataatgtctgaatgtattaagtaaaaaataggtaactaatggttatttttgtttattaaattaaaaaaaaatgaaattcgactgaatgtattaagttcttaattattaagtttattaagcaAAAAAAGAACGGGACCTTCTTGTAGATTTCTAAAACATCCGCCTCGATCATATTCCCTTGATTAGCCGGAAATGGTCATAAAAAGTATGCCCCCAATAAGTGGCCGGCCTTAGCGTGGACTTGTAAAGTTTGTAAAAGCCAAGCGGTAGAGGTTtcaattaaaacttttttcttaACATTCCAGGCTTCCAGTTATCTTCTAGTTTAATATCAGTACGCAtagaaaataattatatatattttaatgtctTTAATTTCAACATAACCCCAAAAGTAAAATCAATTACTCTCGTTACAACGGAACTTAGTTTCAATCACTTTATCTACGAAATTTACAAGATGGCGAAATCTTCTAAAGGTACAAAAGCAGTTAATGgaattttttgaatttcaaaatcgTGAAAGTCCATAACAATCATCCACAACAACATTTTACAATTTGAAGGTGAATATTTTGTCCTTGCCAATTAGTAATTGTattatggtaaaaaaaaaaaaaacaaagcttATTCGAGGACT
The Erigeron canadensis isolate Cc75 chromosome 2, C_canadensis_v1, whole genome shotgun sequence DNA segment above includes these coding regions:
- the LOC122587151 gene encoding calmodulin-binding protein 60 A-like, whose amino-acid sequence is MSQKKKESPPPEQPSCSSPGRRKLPTFRSVVLEVMNFRKFNKYVEPILEPLVRKVVKEEVQSAMERHIAAMNWDYRNEKDSLIPRRLQLQFLSSLALPVFTGTRIEGGDCNTLKVALIDAYTGKTVSSGPESSATVEIVVLEGDFDSNEGDSWTLEDFNYNVVRERQGKKPLLTGNAQLNLSDGIGLVGDLSFTDNSSWTRSRKFRLGARVLDIGDGDRVREAKSESFVVRDHRGELYKKHHPPYLSDEVWRLEKIGKEGAFHKRLNKEKIKTVKDFLALSYLDPPKLRTILGSGMSTKMWDVTVDHARRCVIDDKKLYLYCPSSLNGDGVVFNVVGQVLGLLSNRKYVVADKLSEVQRAEAHKFVISAFQHSEKIVSYDDEASLRTGTCSISEDIYPLNSQMVTRDPDDRKRKTSHKKGRFDYPQMSALSPDVNVMPTIYPMGDVDSLDEYGLNSMVSDDLRFDHNQSLDLHCQVPDTLICDSEVLQSHDQDMQYFGTSSQVDMQCAVDGFFFPHSAIGKAQRRWKIVFSVLKWLSLMLEIRERDIIKFTKPG